The following are encoded together in the Proteiniphilum saccharofermentans genome:
- a CDS encoding SusD/RagB family nutrient-binding outer membrane lipoprotein, translating into MKKIYIAIISLGILFFGSSCSENIMDELNKNVNNPENMSSRLMLTDLITTSAFTVTGSDLAFYASVYIEHNVGIFNQLYNAEIRSNEPTSSTTYNNSWGAVYRNLRDLKTVIEKCSEGGEEEGNYHNLGIAQILSAYNLAILTDLMGDVPWSEALQPGIIFTPTLDSQESIYADIFKFLDDGIANLSKETTFPLLGTQDFIYGGNAASIAKWIKFGHGLKARYTMRLSHKSPDYAGVISSANQSFANSSEEAKFLYNGTSSKSPFHQFYTDRNYFGASQSLHEKLTERNDPRDAVYFKPNTGQSEIEFAPNGTPTQVQGRYGLSGLTGITAPTFLMSYHELEFLKAEAYARQGAATLPQAREALKKAITAAFAKSNVGLSAEDAEEYFDDSVSGRLTTPEATLAEIMVQKYIALYEEEAIEAYNDYRRLRAMGNNFVQLKNPLNTNRFPLRFTYGSSDVTTNENIRNAYGDGSYVYTESVWWAGGSR; encoded by the coding sequence ATGAAAAAAATATATATCGCAATCATATCATTGGGGATTTTATTTTTTGGTTCGTCTTGCTCCGAAAATATTATGGACGAGTTGAACAAAAATGTAAACAATCCAGAAAATATGAGCTCCAGACTGATGCTGACGGATTTAATAACAACATCGGCATTTACAGTTACGGGAAGCGACTTAGCTTTCTATGCGTCCGTGTATATTGAACATAACGTAGGCATCTTTAATCAGTTATACAATGCTGAGATAAGATCTAACGAACCGACCAGCAGCACTACCTACAATAATTCGTGGGGAGCTGTTTATAGGAACTTACGCGATCTTAAAACCGTAATCGAAAAATGTTCGGAAGGCGGAGAAGAAGAAGGTAATTATCATAATTTGGGTATAGCTCAAATTCTTTCAGCTTACAATTTGGCTATTCTAACCGATTTAATGGGTGATGTGCCTTGGTCGGAAGCATTGCAACCGGGAATTATTTTCACTCCGACATTAGATTCTCAGGAAAGTATCTATGCTGATATTTTTAAATTTTTGGACGACGGTATAGCTAACTTGTCCAAAGAAACTACATTTCCTCTGTTGGGAACCCAAGATTTCATTTATGGGGGGAACGCTGCAAGTATTGCTAAATGGATAAAATTCGGACATGGACTGAAAGCAAGATATACAATGAGACTTTCACATAAATCACCGGATTATGCAGGCGTAATCTCGTCTGCCAATCAGTCATTCGCAAACAGCAGTGAGGAAGCAAAGTTCTTATATAACGGAACTTCTTCAAAAAGTCCATTTCATCAATTTTATACTGACCGTAATTATTTCGGAGCCAGCCAGAGTTTACATGAAAAACTTACTGAACGCAATGACCCCCGCGATGCTGTTTACTTCAAGCCAAATACAGGTCAGAGCGAGATAGAGTTTGCTCCTAACGGAACACCCACTCAGGTGCAAGGCAGATACGGACTTTCCGGACTAACCGGAATAACTGCTCCTACATTTTTAATGAGTTATCATGAGTTGGAATTCTTAAAAGCTGAAGCTTATGCAAGACAAGGGGCCGCAACTTTACCTCAGGCAAGAGAGGCCTTAAAAAAGGCTATTACAGCTGCTTTCGCTAAAAGTAATGTTGGATTATCGGCCGAAGACGCCGAAGAGTATTTCGATGACAGTGTGTCGGGAAGATTAACAACCCCCGAGGCAACATTAGCCGAAATTATGGTTCAGAAATACATAGCGCTCTATGAAGAAGAAGCGATAGAAGCTTATAACGATTATCGCAGATTAAGAGCAATGGGGAATAATTTCGTTCAGTTGAAAAATCCTCTTAATACAAACAGATTTCCATTACGCTTTACTTATGGATCGTCAGATGTTACGACTAATGAAAACATTCGTAACGCTTATGGAGATGGCTCTTATGTTTACACAGAGAGTGTATGGTGGGCAGGCGGCTCGAGATAA
- a CDS encoding SusC/RagA family TonB-linked outer membrane protein: MKRKLTMFLALFFIGIGLAVAQTQVRGTVVDEAGEPVIGATIQIKGTSQGTVSDIDGNFTLSAPAGGTLVISYVGYQTQEVPVSANVRVVLRDDTEILDEIVVTALGIRRERKALGYAVQDVSADDLQRTGMADLAKSLQGKVAGIDIKTTSGMPGASSQIVIRGARSFTGDNTPLYVVDGMPIASTAAYSTGNSVSGADISNRALDINPNDIESINVLKGQAAAALYGLRASNGVVIITTKSGKGVAKGKPVISINQTTSFEQVSRTPDYQTTWAQGVDRLYSPNSSMAWGPKISELPNDPNYGGNVANSSNGNDATKYKGMYYVPQRAAAGLDPWVTPQIYNNWDEYYQTGHTSTTGVNVSQAADRGNFSVGLGYTDQKGIALNTGMTRVNAKAAAETLLSDHFTVGFAANYAKTGIDKLSGANDGSLAGVLGAPPSYDLKGIPNHVPGDPYTQIYYRSLTFDNPYWVANNNTFNEKTDRFFGNTYLQYTTAFSETLNLNVKYQFGVDSYTTHYQDIFGFGSKGQKGYLDNYGVTRNAYNSLLTAVFDWRISEDFRLNALLGNEVNHIDRKSYSEYGTDFNFGGWNHISNANTVTASESKTRERTVGFFSNLDLSWRDMIYFGVTGRNDIASTMPRGNRSFFYPSVSLGFIASELEFIRDIEWITFAKLRTSYAEVGQAGTYLNNYFVKPTYGGGFWQSEPIIYPVGGVNSYVSYSTLYDPNLKPQNTKSYEFGATLQFLNNRIGVDYTYSRQNVKDQIFAVPLAGSTGASSLVMNGGSVHTDVHEFVLNLTPVKTTDFTWDINLNYSKVTNMVDALAPGVESIFLGGFVTPQVRAGIGNTYPVIYGTQYKKNDKGQILVDEDPSSASYGMPMPGEPGVLGEVSPDFILGGTNIFSYKNLTLAATMEWKNGGKMYSGSNGLLDLYGLSSRTADRESTFIFDGYKADGSKNDIARGGPNDPGAYQTLFSDVLSNIDEYYIHGNSFVKLRELSLGYNFPKGVIPNIDLSLNVFARNILLWTELDNLDPESSQGNNNMAGGFERFSLPQATSYGVGLNIVF, encoded by the coding sequence ATGAAAAGAAAGCTAACTATGTTTTTAGCCCTGTTCTTTATTGGGATAGGGCTTGCTGTGGCTCAGACCCAGGTACGGGGTACCGTGGTGGATGAAGCGGGCGAACCGGTGATCGGGGCTACCATCCAAATCAAAGGTACATCGCAGGGAACCGTTTCCGATATCGACGGTAATTTCACCCTGTCTGCCCCTGCCGGTGGCACACTTGTAATTTCCTATGTGGGATATCAAACACAGGAAGTGCCCGTGAGTGCGAATGTGAGAGTGGTGTTAAGGGACGATACTGAAATACTTGATGAAATTGTTGTCACGGCATTAGGTATCAGGCGTGAGAGAAAAGCTTTAGGATACGCTGTTCAAGACGTAAGTGCTGATGATCTGCAACGAACAGGAATGGCGGATTTAGCCAAGTCATTACAAGGAAAAGTCGCCGGTATAGACATAAAAACAACAAGCGGTATGCCCGGGGCTTCGTCGCAGATTGTGATCAGGGGTGCGCGTTCATTCACCGGGGATAACACTCCGTTATATGTTGTGGACGGAATGCCTATCGCCAGTACTGCTGCATATAGTACGGGAAACAGTGTTTCCGGGGCCGATATTTCTAACCGAGCCTTAGACATAAACCCGAATGACATAGAAAGCATTAACGTATTAAAAGGTCAAGCTGCTGCAGCTTTGTATGGTTTGAGAGCTTCAAACGGAGTAGTTATCATTACTACAAAAAGTGGAAAAGGAGTAGCTAAAGGTAAACCAGTTATTTCTATTAACCAGACAACAAGCTTTGAACAAGTTTCAAGAACACCTGATTATCAAACGACATGGGCACAGGGTGTAGACAGATTATATAGCCCAAATAGTTCAATGGCATGGGGCCCAAAAATTTCGGAATTACCGAACGATCCGAATTATGGAGGGAATGTAGCAAATTCAAGTAACGGAAATGACGCTACTAAATATAAAGGAATGTATTATGTTCCACAAAGAGCTGCTGCCGGTTTAGATCCGTGGGTAACTCCTCAAATTTATAATAACTGGGATGAATATTATCAAACCGGACATACCTCCACAACAGGTGTAAATGTAAGTCAAGCTGCCGATAGGGGCAATTTCTCTGTAGGTCTTGGTTATACCGACCAAAAAGGTATCGCTTTAAATACCGGGATGACTCGGGTGAATGCTAAGGCAGCAGCAGAAACGTTACTCTCAGATCATTTCACAGTGGGTTTTGCTGCAAATTACGCAAAAACCGGAATTGACAAGTTATCAGGAGCCAATGATGGTTCGTTAGCCGGTGTACTGGGAGCTCCGCCAAGTTATGATTTGAAAGGAATACCTAATCATGTTCCGGGAGACCCGTATACGCAGATATATTACAGATCCCTTACATTTGATAATCCTTATTGGGTGGCAAATAATAATACATTTAACGAAAAAACCGATCGCTTTTTCGGAAACACTTATCTGCAATACACGACCGCTTTTTCGGAAACATTAAATTTGAACGTAAAATATCAGTTCGGAGTAGATTCTTATACGACGCACTATCAGGATATTTTTGGTTTCGGATCAAAAGGGCAAAAAGGCTATTTAGACAACTACGGGGTTACACGTAATGCCTATAATTCATTATTAACTGCAGTCTTCGATTGGCGTATCAGTGAAGATTTCCGTTTGAATGCATTATTGGGTAATGAAGTAAACCACATTGACCGCAAAAGCTATAGTGAATACGGTACCGATTTTAACTTTGGCGGATGGAATCACATAAGCAACGCCAATACCGTTACCGCAAGCGAGTCTAAAACGCGTGAGAGGACTGTCGGATTTTTCTCAAATTTAGACCTTTCCTGGAGAGATATGATATACTTTGGGGTTACAGGCCGAAATGACATTGCTTCAACTATGCCAAGAGGTAACCGGTCATTCTTCTATCCTTCCGTTTCTTTGGGATTCATCGCCAGCGAATTGGAATTTATAAGAGATATAGAGTGGATCACTTTTGCCAAATTAAGAACATCTTATGCTGAAGTAGGACAAGCAGGAACGTATCTGAATAATTACTTCGTTAAACCAACTTATGGTGGTGGATTCTGGCAGTCAGAACCGATTATTTATCCTGTGGGTGGCGTAAACTCTTATGTTTCTTACAGCACACTCTATGATCCAAATTTGAAGCCGCAGAATACCAAGTCTTACGAGTTTGGAGCAACGTTGCAATTCTTAAACAATAGGATAGGAGTTGATTACACGTATTCACGACAAAACGTAAAAGACCAGATTTTTGCAGTGCCATTAGCAGGCTCAACAGGAGCCAGCAGTTTAGTAATGAACGGCGGATCAGTACATACTGATGTACATGAGTTTGTATTGAATTTAACGCCAGTTAAAACCACAGATTTCACGTGGGATATCAACCTGAACTATTCAAAAGTCACAAATATGGTAGATGCATTGGCTCCGGGTGTGGAAAGTATTTTCCTCGGAGGTTTTGTAACTCCACAGGTGAGAGCCGGAATTGGCAATACATATCCAGTAATTTATGGAACACAATATAAGAAAAATGATAAAGGTCAGATTTTGGTAGACGAAGATCCCAGTTCCGCAAGTTATGGTATGCCTATGCCCGGAGAGCCGGGTGTGTTAGGAGAAGTTTCTCCTGATTTTATTCTGGGAGGAACCAATATCTTTTCGTACAAAAATCTGACACTGGCAGCAACGATGGAGTGGAAGAATGGAGGAAAAATGTATTCCGGTTCAAACGGATTGTTAGACCTCTACGGTTTATCGTCAAGAACTGCAGACAGGGAATCGACATTTATTTTTGACGGTTACAAAGCCGATGGATCCAAGAATGATATTGCACGTGGCGGACCCAATGATCCGGGAGCATATCAAACATTATTCTCCGACGTTTTATCGAATATAGATGAATATTATATACACGGTAACTCGTTTGTTAAATTAAGGGAGCTTTCGTTAGGTTACAATTTCCCTAAAGGTGTAATTCCGAATATTGATCTGTCTCTCAATGTTTTTGCTCGGAATATTCTATTGTGGACAGAGTTAGACAATTTGGATCCGGAATCATCTCAAGGAAATAATAACATGGCGGGAGGTTTTGAGCGGTTCTCATTGCCACAAGCTACCAGCTATGGTGTTGGCTTAAATATTGTGTTTTAA